A window from Malassezia japonica chromosome 1, complete sequence encodes these proteins:
- the RFC2 gene encoding Subunit of heteropentameric Replication factor C (RF-C) (COG:L; EggNog:ENOG503NUEK), translating to MSSGLQAENRPRPKNIDEVASQQHAVTVLRNALKTANLPHMLFYGPPGTGKTSTILALARQLYGPELMKSRVLELNASDERGIAVVREKIKSFAKMAVSAPNPNYPSPPYKVIILDEADSMTQDAQGALRRIMEQYSRTTRFCLVCNYVTRIIEPVASRCSKFRFRPLDLESTEDRLRYIAREEGLVLNDELIPALIRASDGDMRRSITYLQSVARLAAARGGDVRDMSGDAVAELAGIVPHRVIEMLGQSVGVEPASMDVDEDVKPAGTPFDRVSAAVQHVVREGYSCIQVLLQFHDYVIMHPLLNARQKTRAAIQFGQTDKALMDGGNEALQLLSLGLQLHQALARSD from the exons ATGTCGAGTGGGCTGCAGGCCGAGAACCGGCC CCGCCCTAAGAACATTGACGAGGTGGCGTCGCAGCAGCATGCAGTGACTGTGCTGCGTAATGCGCTGAAAACCGCCAAT CTCCCCCATATGCTCTTTTACGGCCCCcccggcaccggcaagACGTCGACGATcctggcgcttgcgcggcaGCTGTACGGCCCCGAGCTGATGAAGTCGCGTGTGCTCGAGCTGAACGCGtccgacgagcgcggcatTGCCGTCGTCCGTGAAAAGATCAAGTCGTTTGCCAAGATGGCCGTGTCGGCGCCCAACCC GAATTACCCCTCGCCGCCGTACAAGGTCATTAtcctggacgaggcggacaGCATGACGCAGGACGCCCagggcgcgctgcgccgcattATGGAGCAGTACagccgcacgacgcgcttctGCCTGGTGTGCAACTATGTTACTCG CATTATTGAGCcggtcgcgtcgcgctgcagcaagTTCCGCTTCCGTCCGCTGGACCTGGAAAGCACCGAGGACCGCCTGCGGTAcattgcgcgcgaggagggCCTCGTGCTCAACGACGAGCTCATCCCCGCGCTCATACGCGCATCGGACGGCGACATGCGCCGCTCCATTACCTATCTGCAGTctgtcgcgcgccttgcggcggcgcgtggcggcgacgtgcgggATATGTCGGGCGACGCAgtggccgagctcgccggGATCGTGCCCCACCGCGTGATCGAAATGCTCGGCCagagcgtcggcgtcgagcccGCGTCGatggacgtcgacgaggacgtcAAGCCGGCGGGCACGCCGTTTGACCGTgtctcggcggcggtccAACACGTGGTGCGCGAGGGCTACTCGTGCATCCAGGTCCTGCTCCAGTTCCACGACTATGTGATTATGCACCCCCTGCTCAACGCACGGCAAAAGACCCGCGCTGCCATCCAGTTTGGCCAAACCGACAAGGCGTTGATGGACGGCGggaacgaggcgctgcagctgctgagcctcggcctgcagctccaccaggcgctcgctcgtAGTGATTAG
- a CDS encoding uncharacterized protein (COG:J; EggNog:ENOG503P6NY), translating to MPLYELFCVAIASAESAPLRDLVQSTSRLVLNHGGVVRNVQYWGKRTLPQRARRHQQYHTAGDYWLMQFDTNAPTLKVLNDRLRQDPRVVKWNTLKLGEKLRELVPPASSGGATPSQATMGGKSVDYLG from the exons ATGCC TCTGTATGAGTTGTTTTGTGTGGCGATCGCGTCCGCAGAGTCGGCGCCGCTACGTGATTTGGTGCAGTCGACCTCGCGCCTGGTGCTGAACCATGGCGGCGTGGTGCGCAACGTGCAGTACTGGGgcaagcgcacgctgccgcagcgtgcgcggcggcaccaGCAGTACCACACAGCCGGCGA TTACTGGCTGATGCAGTTTGATACCAATGCACCGACGCTCAAGGTGCTCAacgaccgcctgcgccaggaCCCCCGCGTGGTGAAGTGGAATACGCtcaagctcggcgagaagctgcgcgagctcgtgccgcctgcctcgtccggcggcgcgacgccgtcgcagGCGACGATGGGCGGCAAGTCGGTCGACTACCTCGGCTAA
- the PRO1 gene encoding glutamate 5-kinase (BUSCO:EOG09262IZO; COG:E; EggNog:ENOG503NUC0): protein MTPDAAGKTVVVKLGTSSILSESTMQPKIKIMSSIVETVLQLRTAGHRVILVCSGAIGVGRVRMGMTERPKDLGERQALAALGQLRLMTLWDNLFGVVGISVAQVLLTRADLADSPRYHNARTTLDTLLAPQFNAVPIVNENDTVSLYEMRFGDNDSLSAITAGLVDADFLFLCTDVDGLYTDNPRTCPEAYRLGVVPSVDEARKEASVKTLGSSFGTGGMQTKLVAAELATAAGVTTVILNGEHPENIARIVDADLPRTLQPGERPALNDPPHTLFLPSGVRLPARKWRILHAMHPAGALVIDDGAYERISRKDSGGRLLPAGVVGVRGNWERLQAVRLVVQRGGDEIEVGRALANYASIECERIKGLQSSQIYEALGCADSSYITDQIVLSESAQKLLYT, encoded by the coding sequence ATGACTCCAGACGCTGCTGGGAAGACGGTGGTGGTGAAGCTGGGCACGTCGTCGATTCTGTCGGAGTCGACGATGCAGCCCAAAATCAAGATCATGTCGTCGATCGTAGAGAcggtgctgcagctgcgcacggccgggCACCGCGTGATCCTCGTGTGCTCCGGTGCGATtggcgtcggccgcgtgcgcatggGCATGACTGAGCGCCCGAaagacctcggcgagcgccaggcgcttgcggcgctgggccAGCTGCGGCTTATGACATTGTGGGACAATTTGTTTGGCGTGGTAGGCAtcagcgtcgcgcaggtgcTGCTCACGCGcgcggacctcgccgaTAGCCCACGGTACCACAATGCGCGCACcacgctcgacacgctgcttgcgccgcagtTTAACGCGGTGCCGATTGTGAACGAGAACGATACCGTGTCGCTGTACGAGATGCGTTTCGGCGACAATGACTCGCTCTCGGCGATCACCGCggggctcgtcgacgccgatTTTTTGTTTCTGTGCACGGATGTCGACGGGCTGTACACCGACAACCCGCGGACGTGCCCCGAGGCGTACCGCCTCGGTGTCGTGCcgtcggtcgacgaggcccgAAAAGAGGCGAGTGTCAAGACGCTCGGCTCCTCGTTCGGCACGGGCGGCATGCAGAccaagctcgtcgccgccgagctcgcgacTGCAGCGGGCGTCACGACCGTCATCCTGAACGGCGAGCACCCCGAAAACAttgcgcgcatcgtcgacgcggaccTGCCCAGGACGCTGCAGCCTGGCGAGCGCCCGGCGCTGAACGATCCGCCCCACACGCTCTTTCTcccgagcggcgtgcgcttgcCCGCGCGCAAGTGGCGTATCCTGCACGCGATGCAccccgccggcgcgctcgtcatTGATGACGGGGCGTACGAGCGCATCTCGCGCAAAGACTCGGGCGGGCGCCTCCTCccggccggcgtcgtgggcgTGCGGGGCAACTGGGAGCGGCTCCAGGCGGTGCGCCTGgtggtgcagcgcggcggcgacgagatcgaggtcggccgcgcgctcgccaacTATGCGTCGATCGAGTGCGAGCGTATCAAGGGTCTGCAGAGCTCGCAAATCTACGAGGCACTGGGGTGTGCCGACTCGAGCTATATCACCGACCAGATCGTCCTGTCGGAGTCCGCTCAGAAGCTTTTGTATACATAG
- the UTP4 gene encoding U3 small nucleolar RNA-associated protein (COG:S; BUSCO:EOG09260VEY; EggNog:ENOG503NUQJ), giving the protein MNEVQEPAARPMPLHRVRFVDWSPSSITALAFSPTAPAAGGAAHQAHTPRCVLAIGRENGNIDLCTWCEDAAAESTSGAPLAKGWMVETTLFGDVNYKIEALAFTKSTMDGAERLRLFSTSGGSIVTEHYLPWSIACVTEGGKRHDVHAATRTLSSGGGAIWSMAASPLNQYLAIGCEDGVVRLIDVTGDAFEHVHGARIRAENGEMADAPRMARVASRILSLAWGPPRRATRPAPRRTADSDSDSDSEEEEDEEIWREGFLLGGLGNSTAAVWDVESGQLRSRLTVMKNRNEHTIVWAVAVLGDGTLVTGDSTGRVTFFDARTRVPVSGATFQCHTGGADVLSLCVSTDGRTVYSAGVDQKVAEYSLVGHTWAHTATRRLHAHDIRALAVDPPFDIQRASTSAIVPTRLPVLVSGGIDFHLVLTPAAPQRGPSFANPISSSASTRFADTTQRRVPFVPQNARAGVAGGAVVKMCDARRWIVLRRDTSVAVWALSDDAERPWHKLCELELRTRSNLVEATVSPDGAYLAVSDLYETKLFALSPSDDGLQPRRVKGLGAAIHGTDAPAPGASVLVFTPDSTRLILGTLHGAFVHLVQLPALGELQLLRSFTQHRQRYTPEEGRGGRVLAGARNAKDREALARDVFATIVLALVSPDGQWLVSVDNVRRMHVFHLDTLSHQRVLASPASLPTSAVFHPQHPNVLAVTLPTNQVAFYDLEGGRTGAWEQELRAQLDTQLAKVREPVVGCVWLPGAVKEEATLVLYGPTWICTARHRATPAAGGTKRRSEAPAAHDVWSVRTTFKYQPLLSVHALLRPEAELLVIERPYFALAQSLPPSFYRGAKYGF; this is encoded by the coding sequence ATGAACGAGGTGCAGGAgccggctgcgcggccgatgccgctgcaccgcgtgcGCTTTGTAGACTGGTCGCCGTCATCTATCACGGCGCTGGCCTTTTCGCCGACGGCCcctgcggccggcggcgcggcgcaccaggCGCATACGCCGCGGTGCGTCCTGGCGATCGGCCGCGAGAACGGGAATATCGACCTGTGCACCTGGTGCGAGGACGCAGCTGCGGAAAGCACgagtggcgcgccgctcgccaaggGCTGGATGGTCGAAACAACCCTGTTTGGCGACGTAAACTACAAGATCGAGGCACTCGCCTTTACCAAGAGCACCATGGACGGCGCGGAGCGCTTGCGCCTCTTTTCCACGTCGGGCGGCAGCATCGTCACGGAGCACTACCTGCCGTGGTCGATCGCGTGCGTGACCGAGGGCGGCAAGCGCCacgacgtgcacgccgccACACGCACGCTctcgtcgggcggcggcgcaatCTGGAGCatggccgcctcgccgctgaACCAGTACCTCGCCATCGGCTGTGAGGACGGCGTAGTGCGCCTCATTGACGTGACGGGGGACGCGTTTGAGCACgtccacggcgcgcgcatccgcgcGGAAAACGGCGAgatggccgacgcgccccgcatggcgcgcgtcgcctcgcgcatcCTGTCCCTCGCCTGGGGACCGCCACGCCGTGCGacacgcccggcgccgcgccgcacggccgactcggactcggactcggactcggaggaggaagaggacgaggaaATCTGGCGCGAGGGATtcctcctcggcggcctcggcaactcgacggcggccgtgTGGGACGTCGAGAGCGGCcagctgcgctcgcgcctcACGGTGATGAAGAACCGCAACGAGCACACGATCGTCTGggccgtcgccgtgctcggcgacgggACACTCGTCACGGGCGACTCGACCGGACGCGTTACCTTTTtcgacgcgcgcacgcgcgtgccCGTGTCCGGCGCGACGTTCCAGTGCCacaccggcggcgcagacgtGCTGAGCCTGTGTGTGAGCACCGACGGACGCACTGTGTACAGTGCGGGCGTCGACCAAAAGGTGGCCGAGTACAGCTTGGTCGGCCATACGTGGGCGCatacggcgacgcgccgcctgcacgcGCACGATATCCGTGCGCTTGCGGTTGATCCCCCCTTTGATATCCAGCGTgcgagcacgagcgcgatcgtgccgacgcgcctgccggTGCTCGTGAGCGGCGGCATCGATTTCCACCTGGTCCtcacgccggccgcgccgcagcgtggGCCGTCGTTTGCGAATCcgatctcgtcgagcgcgtcgacgcgctttGCGGAcacgacgcagcgccgcgtgccgtTTGTGCCGCAGAatgcgcgcgcgggcgtcgcgggTGGCGCCGTGGTCAAGATGTGCGATGCACGGCGCTGGAttgtgctgcgccgcgacacgagcgtcgcggtctGGGCGCTGAGCGACGATGCGGAGCGGCCGTGGCACAAGCTCTgtgagctcgagctgcgcacccGCTCGAACCTCGTGGAAGCGACCGTCTCGCCGGACGGTGCGTACCTCGCGGTTTCGGACCTGTACGAGACGaagctctttgcgctgtCGCCTTCAGACGACGGGCtgcagccgcggcgcgtcaagggcctcggcgcggcgatccacggcaccgacgccccggcgccaggcgcctcggtccTCGTCTTTACGCCGGACAGCACGCGCCTGATTCTCGGTACGCTCCACGGCGCGTTTGtgcacctcgtccagctgccggcgctcggcgagctgcagtTGCTGCGCTCCTTTACGCAGCACCGCCAGCGCTACACGCCCGAAGaggggcgcggcgggcgtgtactcgccggcgcgcggaaTGCCAaggaccgcgaggcgctcgcgcgcgacgtcttTGCGACGATcgtcctggcgctcgtgtCGCCCGACGGCCAGTGGCTCGTGAGCGTGGACAatgtgcgccgcatgcaCGTGTTCCACCTCGATACGCTCTCGCACCAGCGCGTGCTtgcgtcgcccgcgagcCTGCCCACCTCGGCCGTATTCCATCCCCAGCACCCCAATGTGCTCGCCGTGACGCTGCCCACGAACCAGGTCGCATTCTACGACCTGGAAGGGGGACGTACCGGTGCGTGGGAGCAGGAgctccgtgcgcagctcgacacgcagcTTGCCAAGGTGCGTGAGCCGGTGGTCGGCTGCGTCTGGCTCCCGGGCGCGGTCAAGGAggaggcgacgctcgtcctGTACGGCCCGACGTGGATCTGCACTGCGCGCcaccgcgcgacgccggccgccggcgggaccaagcgccgcagcgaggcgccggccgcacaCGACGTctggagcgtgcgcacgacgtTCAAGTACCAGCCGCTGCTCTCGGtgcatgcgctgctgcgccccgaggccgagctgctcgtaATCGAGCGCCCGTACtttgcgctggcgcagtCGCTCCCGCCGTCGTTCTACCGCGGAGCCAAGTACGGCTTCTAG